The Leishmania panamensis strain MHOM/PA/94/PSC-1 chromosome 23 sequence DNA window CCCAAGTATAGCGGACCTGTTCAACATCTCCTTCCCCTTGTTGAACCCCTTCAACATCCAGGACTATGCAATGCTGGTGGTGTTGATACTGGAGGGGCGGTACGATATGTACTACGCCGAcgcgaagctgcgcgagaaAATGTTGACGATGAAGAGCAACTCGGTGATGAAAACTGTCGGCCTCGACTTCGACGGCACCATTCAGTTTCCATTGAACACAATGATCAAGACGCTCGACTTGTTCCGCAATTTGATGACCGCTGCCTGCGTAACGGTAGTAGTGAGCATTGTTGTGCTCGGGTCCATCCTTATGTTCACGTTGCTTCAGATCAACACCGAGGAGCGGCAGTTCGAGCTGGCTATGATTCGCGCGCAGGGTATGCCGCGCAAGCAGATCATCTGTATCCTTGTTATGCAGACGCTTGCCTTCACCCTGCCTGGCACAGCGGGCGGTATGTCACTCGCGTGTATAGCGAACGCGGTTATTGAGCATCTTCTGGCGGGCTTCACAAAGGCCCCGGTCCGCTTGGGCGACGTGCCGATCGTTGCGGTTGTGATCGGCATTGTGGTTGgtctggtgctgccgctggtggctACCTACGGCCCGGTGAAGGGAGCGCTGAGCAGTAGTCTGCGAGACGCGCTGGACATCTACAGGCAGACGCACAACGAGGCGCATGTAAAGGCGATTCGCCTGGAAGAGATGGGCCTGAGCATGTGGCAGATCTTCCTCGGTGTCTTCCTGGTCTTTGCGGGATTCCTGGTGTACTACCTGATGCCGTTGAGCTTTATATTCTCCAGCATGATGATGTTCTTCATCCTGCTTGACTTTGTGCTCATCTGCACGATTGCCGGGCTGTGCATGATGATGGGGGCTATTCAGGGgccggcggaggcgctcgtGCTGCACCTGCTTCTATGGGGCCGCGAGACGCGGTTGTGGACGCTCATCCGCAAGAACCTGCGCAGTCACCGCGACCGCAACTCCAAGGCGTACATGATGTTCCTGCTGAGCGTGGCGTGCCTCGTCGCATCCGGCATAATGTTCGGCATGCTGTCTACCGTCTCCTCtcagctggcggagctgaCGACCGGTGCGCCGGTGACAGTGACCTCAAAATCTTTCTCGAACCCGCTGGACCAGGCGGACATCGACGCGTTCATGCAGGGTGAGGGCCGCCTCTACGCCACGCAGTGGGCCTACACCTCCTTCGCGCTGCTCGAGTACCCGCAGATTTCCGGCAACACGCAGGTCGCCAGCCTCATCGGCAACTTCAAAACCCTCGGCGTACGGGCGGTGACAGAGTTTTTCATGGACGCCACCTACCCAGATTTCAACATGGTCAACAGCTACAGCAGTGACTACAAGTACCCGATCAACACCTTCGGCCAGCGCGACGTTATCCGCAGCATGTATGAGgacccaccgcagcgcaacGTGAGCAGCGATCACGGCATCATTGTCACTGGTTTCCCTTCAGGGGAGAAGATCCCCAACGTGACGGCCAAGGAGTCGCAGGTCATCCCAATGattctctcctctgctgctcagGACCAGATTGGGCTGAATGTGAATTCCACGGCCCAGCTGCGCTTCAGCTATTTCCTGAACGACAGCCTCCAACTAAAGTCCACCATCTTCTACCTCGAGCCGCGCGCCTTAATGGACCGCATCTCCGGCTTCTTCGCGGTCTCCTCGTTGCCGGTGCTCTTCAACAAGGGTACCATTCTAATCCCAACCAAGTACTTCCAGCGCCTGCTCAACCCGGTGGAGCTCGACTTCGACCCGACGCAGAGGGTCTCTATCATGAATGGCTCCGTTCTGGAGGTGCGCCAGGAAGTGCTGTAcgtgcagctccgcagcaACGTCACGAAGCGCGATCGTGAGATATTTGTGAACGCGCTCCAGGCACACACTAATACGCTCTACCACGTAACGGTCGACACCGTAGCCactgtggagcagctgcgctccGTGCAGGACCTGATTATGGGCTTCTTCTACTTCACCTCGGTCATCTGCATCATTCTCTGTGCCTTCATGATGTGGGCTACATTCAT harbors:
- a CDS encoding permease-like protein (TriTrypDB/GeneDB-style sysID: LpmP.23.0490), with the protein product MSIEVAVRKSEDAGDNPGLLEALKLSWAYTVADMRRRPRNIVIGIVAVMLLVFFSCLVLIGVWKAPYILLRLAELSVGEMDIILYGGGTSLLLNYTKLNHSFLQSSVVAAAAPRWIARANLSSEATYRARTHGAAGAHAAGRTTAANILLINSELEKQAGIGRGWMYREIGFDEAHIFYSASDYIGVSGNKGQRVHLDISASALKSIVGADSISYNITRPTTVRDPLSFYLMAFFTLNNITGDSVSVFDVASLSAVATMADAVESTGGKYSSALGNTVIMDCRQFLNVLVDQSCLLGPQTISPSTGYYFPSIADLFNISFPLLNPFNIQDYAMLVVLILEGRYDMYYADAKLREKMLTMKSNSVMKTVGLDFDGTIQFPLNTMIKTLDLFRNLMTAACVTVVVSIVVLGSILMFTLLQINTEERQFELAMIRAQGMPRKQIICILVMQTLAFTLPGTAGGMSLACIANAVIEHLLAGFTKAPVRLGDVPIVAVVIGIVVGLVLPLVATYGPVKGALSSSLRDALDIYRQTHNEAHVKAIRLEEMGLSMWQIFLGVFLVFAGFLVYYLMPLSFIFSSMMMFFILLDFVLICTIAGLCMMMGAIQGPAEALVLHLLLWGRETRLWTLIRKNLRSHRDRNSKAYMMFLLSVACLVASGIMFGMLSTVSSQLAELTTGAPVTVTSKSFSNPLDQADIDAFMQGEGRLYATQWAYTSFALLEYPQISGNTQVASLIGNFKTLGVRAVTEFFMDATYPDFNMVNSYSSDYKYPINTFGQRDVIRSMYEDPPQRNVSSDHGIIVTGFPSGEKIPNVTAKESQVIPMILSSAAQDQIGLNVNSTAQLRFSYFLNDSLQLKSTIFYLEPRALMDRISGFFAVSSLPVLFNKGTILIPTKYFQRLLNPVELDFDPTQRVSIMNGSVLEVRQEVLYVQLRSNVTKRDREIFVNALQAHTNTLYHVTVDTVATVEQLRSVQDLIMGFFYFTSVICIILCAFMMWATFISNVQLNAWTFGVLRSLGFRTAQLIRCAIYEALCLVLSAFVLGLMVGCVVGAITAVELSQIMIIPLRFNFPYVLVLIVFGMAVVAAVVGSIVPFLSLCKKPISFVLRGV